One Streptomyces sp. NBC_00223 genomic window carries:
- a CDS encoding ROK family transcriptional regulator, with translation MAERGKRTVRDLRRGNRASLLRHLYFEGPLSRQELGRDTGLSAGSISNVVGELIADGMVEEAGAVESDGGRPRILLQVSAGYGYVVGVDVGETRVRVELFDLALTERASADLPLSDSGHDVDHVVRLALEGIATVVREAGVDDSEVLGVGIGVPGIVEQGDTAPGEGDGVVVHGQTIGWEAVPLGRLLRAGTALPLYIDNGAKTLGQAEMWFGGGRGSGNVVIALIGSGVGACVVADGTPYRGASSSAGEWGHTTLRVGGRTCRCGSRGCLEAYVGAEALLGRWPGAPEGVSEETGLAALLAAADDDPEAAALLAEAAEYLGAGIADLINLFNPQRIVIGGWAGLQLGPRLLPAVREVAAAYALHHPCAQTSIELGRLGADAVTVGAATLPLARFLDAGGERTVRLPAQDAGPGGAPNGGRESVRNRIARAVR, from the coding sequence ATGGCTGAGCGGGGCAAGCGGACCGTGCGTGACCTGCGGCGCGGCAACCGTGCATCGCTTCTGCGTCATTTGTATTTCGAAGGGCCCCTGAGCCGCCAGGAGCTGGGCCGGGACACCGGCCTGAGCGCCGGGTCCATCAGCAACGTCGTCGGCGAGCTGATCGCCGACGGCATGGTCGAGGAGGCCGGAGCCGTCGAGTCCGACGGCGGCCGCCCGCGCATCCTGCTCCAGGTCTCGGCCGGGTACGGGTACGTCGTCGGCGTCGACGTCGGCGAAACCCGGGTCAGGGTCGAGCTGTTCGACCTCGCGCTGACCGAACGGGCCTCGGCCGACCTGCCGCTGTCCGACAGCGGCCACGACGTCGACCATGTCGTACGGCTCGCCCTCGAAGGCATCGCGACCGTGGTCCGCGAGGCCGGCGTGGACGACAGCGAGGTGCTGGGCGTCGGCATCGGCGTACCCGGCATCGTCGAGCAGGGCGACACCGCGCCCGGCGAGGGCGACGGCGTCGTCGTGCACGGCCAGACCATCGGCTGGGAGGCGGTGCCGCTGGGCCGGCTGCTGCGCGCGGGCACCGCCCTCCCGCTCTACATCGACAACGGCGCGAAGACCCTGGGCCAGGCCGAGATGTGGTTCGGCGGCGGCCGCGGCTCCGGCAATGTCGTCATCGCGCTCATTGGCTCCGGCGTCGGCGCCTGCGTGGTCGCCGACGGGACCCCGTACCGCGGCGCCAGCAGCAGCGCGGGGGAGTGGGGGCACACCACGCTGCGGGTCGGCGGGCGCACCTGCCGCTGCGGCTCGCGCGGCTGCCTGGAGGCGTACGTCGGCGCCGAGGCGCTGCTCGGCCGCTGGCCCGGCGCGCCCGAGGGGGTCAGCGAGGAGACCGGGCTCGCCGCGCTGCTCGCCGCCGCCGACGACGACCCGGAGGCCGCCGCCCTGCTCGCGGAGGCCGCGGAGTACCTGGGCGCGGGCATCGCCGACCTGATCAACCTCTTCAACCCGCAGCGCATCGTGATCGGCGGCTGGGCCGGGCTCCAGCTCGGCCCCCGGCTGCTGCCCGCGGTCCGCGAGGTCGCCGCCGCGTACGCCCTGCACCACCCCTGCGCCCAGACCTCCATCGAGCTGGGACGGCTCGGCGCCGACGCGGTCACCGTCGGCGCGGCCACCCTGCCGCTGGCCCGCTTCCTCGACGCGGGCGGCGAGCGCACGGTACGGCTCCCGGCCCAGGACGCGGGTCCGGGCGGCGCTCCGAACGGCGGACGGGAATCGGTACGGAACCGCATCGCGCGGGCGGTACGTTGA
- a CDS encoding bifunctional 4-hydroxy-2-oxoglutarate aldolase/2-dehydro-3-deoxy-phosphogluconate aldolase has translation MYRWETTRAALAQRVFATIRGESYDQAAATADTLLSAGLTTLEISLTTPFALEAVTTLVREVGDDAVIGAGTVLDHVSARMAIEAGAKFLLSPNLDEQVLRTGHRYGIPVFPGVATPTEAVRALELGADALTLYPATAYSPDWIADVRAIIPQAPLLPIGGITVAEAPDWVDAGAVAVGMGSALTDGDRATVTKRLTDLLDRLSASLT, from the coding sequence GTGTACCGCTGGGAGACCACCCGGGCCGCACTGGCCCAGCGGGTATTCGCCACCATCCGCGGTGAGAGCTACGACCAGGCCGCCGCCACCGCCGACACGCTGCTGTCGGCCGGGCTCACCACCCTGGAGATTTCCCTCACCACGCCCTTCGCGCTGGAAGCCGTCACCACACTGGTCCGAGAGGTCGGCGACGACGCGGTGATCGGGGCCGGTACGGTGCTGGACCACGTGTCCGCGCGGATGGCGATCGAGGCGGGCGCGAAGTTCCTGCTCTCGCCGAACCTCGACGAACAGGTGCTGCGCACCGGGCACCGCTACGGGATTCCCGTCTTCCCCGGCGTCGCCACCCCGACCGAGGCCGTACGCGCCCTGGAACTCGGCGCCGACGCGCTGACGCTCTACCCCGCCACCGCGTACTCGCCCGACTGGATCGCCGACGTCCGCGCGATCATCCCGCAGGCGCCGCTGCTGCCGATCGGCGGCATCACGGTGGCCGAGGCGCCCGACTGGGTGGACGCGGGCGCGGTCGCGGTCGGCATGGGCTCGGCCCTCACCGACGGCGACCGCGCGACGGTCACCAAACGCCTCACCGATCTCCTCGACCGGCTCTCGGCCTCCCTCACCTGA
- the aroA gene encoding 3-phosphoshikimate 1-carboxyvinyltransferase: protein MTVVAVPGSKSVTARALFLAAAAEGTTVLRRPLLSDDTDGFAEGLTRLGYSVERAAGEWRITGRPSGPAVTEADVYARDAATAARFLPALAAAGHGVFRFDASPQMRRRPVAPLTQALRTLGVDLTHEEADGHLPLRIVADGIKGGAIDLDASLSSQFLTALLLAGPLMTEGLRIRVTGIVSVPYVEITLAMMRRFGVDVGRDGDTFVVPAGGYRAVDYPIEPDASTASYFFAAAALSGRSATVPGLGADALQGDLRFVDVLRRMGADVETDPDATTVTGTGRLHGLTVNMRDISDTMPTLAAIAPFADGPVRIEDVYNTRVKECDRLEACADNLRRQGIRVETGRDWIEIHPGTPAPVEIACHGDHRIAMSFAVAGLRTPGTTFDDPGCVKKTFPGFHEFFAEVRADWGV, encoded by the coding sequence GTGACCGTCGTCGCCGTCCCCGGCTCCAAATCCGTGACCGCGAGAGCCCTCTTCCTCGCCGCCGCGGCCGAGGGGACCACCGTCCTGCGGCGCCCCCTCCTCTCGGACGACACCGACGGCTTCGCCGAGGGCCTGACCCGCCTCGGCTACTCCGTCGAGCGCGCCGCAGGCGAATGGCGGATCACCGGCCGCCCCTCCGGCCCCGCCGTCACCGAAGCCGACGTCTACGCCCGCGACGCGGCCACCGCCGCCCGTTTCCTGCCCGCCCTCGCCGCCGCCGGCCACGGCGTCTTCCGCTTCGACGCCTCCCCCCAGATGCGCCGCCGCCCGGTCGCCCCCCTCACCCAGGCGCTCCGCACCCTGGGCGTCGACCTCACCCACGAGGAGGCCGACGGCCACCTCCCCCTGCGGATCGTCGCCGACGGCATCAAGGGCGGCGCGATCGACCTCGACGCGAGCCTGTCCTCCCAGTTCCTCACCGCGCTCCTGCTGGCCGGCCCGCTGATGACCGAGGGACTGCGCATCCGCGTCACCGGCATCGTCTCCGTGCCGTACGTCGAGATCACCCTCGCGATGATGCGCCGCTTCGGCGTCGACGTCGGCCGCGACGGCGACACCTTCGTCGTCCCGGCCGGCGGCTACCGCGCCGTCGACTACCCGATCGAGCCCGACGCCTCCACGGCCAGCTACTTCTTCGCCGCCGCCGCGCTGAGCGGCCGCAGCGCGACCGTGCCCGGCCTCGGCGCCGACGCCCTCCAGGGCGACCTCCGTTTCGTGGACGTGCTGCGCCGGATGGGCGCCGACGTCGAGACCGACCCCGACGCCACCACCGTCACCGGCACCGGCCGCCTGCACGGCCTCACCGTCAACATGCGGGACATCTCGGACACGATGCCCACGCTCGCGGCGATCGCCCCCTTCGCCGACGGCCCGGTCCGGATCGAGGACGTCTACAACACCCGGGTCAAGGAGTGCGACCGGCTCGAAGCGTGCGCCGACAACCTGCGCCGGCAGGGCATCCGGGTCGAGACCGGCCGCGACTGGATCGAGATCCACCCGGGCACGCCCGCGCCCGTCGAGATCGCCTGCCACGGCGACCACCGGATCGCGATGAGCTTCGCGGTGGCCGGGCTGCGTACACCGGGCACGACCTTCGACGACCCGGGGTGCGTGAAGAAGACGTTCCCCGGGTTCCACGAGTTCTTCGCGGAGGTCCGCGCGGACTGGGGTGTGTGA
- a CDS encoding AIM24 family protein: MTLRQQIVGNAMQMAVCTLDPGQTVYCEAGKFLFKTANVSMQTRLGGPGNQSGGQQGGQQAGGMGGLLRQAVGTAMQVGQRALAGESLAFQYFTASGGEGTVGFAGVLPGEMRALELNGSRAWFAEKDAFVAAEESVRFGIAFAGARQGMSGGEGFILEKFTGQGTVIIAGAGNFIDLNPADFGGRIEVDTGCIVAFEEGIQYGVQRIGGLNRQGLMNAVFGGEGLSLATLEGNGQVILQSMTIEGLANALKKSQGGDKQGPTGGLFSTHAG, translated from the coding sequence GTGACCCTGCGGCAGCAGATCGTCGGCAACGCCATGCAGATGGCCGTCTGCACCCTGGACCCGGGCCAGACGGTGTACTGCGAGGCGGGCAAGTTCCTGTTCAAGACCGCCAATGTCTCCATGCAGACCCGGCTCGGCGGCCCCGGCAACCAGAGCGGCGGTCAGCAGGGCGGCCAACAGGCGGGCGGAATGGGCGGGTTGCTGCGGCAGGCCGTGGGCACGGCCATGCAGGTCGGCCAACGCGCCCTGGCCGGCGAGTCGCTGGCCTTCCAGTACTTCACCGCTTCCGGCGGCGAGGGTACGGTCGGCTTCGCCGGAGTCCTGCCCGGCGAGATGCGCGCTCTCGAACTCAACGGCTCCCGGGCCTGGTTCGCCGAGAAGGACGCGTTCGTGGCCGCGGAGGAGTCGGTGCGGTTCGGCATCGCCTTCGCGGGCGCCCGGCAGGGCATGAGCGGCGGCGAGGGCTTCATCCTGGAGAAGTTCACCGGCCAGGGCACCGTCATCATCGCGGGCGCGGGCAACTTCATCGACCTCAACCCCGCGGACTTCGGCGGCCGGATCGAGGTCGACACCGGCTGCATCGTGGCCTTCGAGGAGGGCATCCAGTACGGTGTCCAGCGTATCGGCGGCCTCAACCGGCAGGGCCTGATGAACGCGGTCTTCGGCGGCGAGGGCCTGTCGCTCGCCACACTGGAGGGCAACGGGCAGGTCATCCTCCAGTCGATGACCATCGAGGGCCTGGCCAACGCGCTCAAGAAGTCCCAGGGCGGCGACAAACAGGGCCCCACCGGCGGGCTGTTCTCCACCCACGCCGGCTGA